A region from the Nymphalis io chromosome 9, ilAglIoxx1.1, whole genome shotgun sequence genome encodes:
- the LOC126770754 gene encoding protein Gawky isoform X3, translating to MQSVKISIILVCIIRDEPCMNKTQLLNEKSINKMICKTKTRMITYNDKSVETNHDNKVLEVGIETSTKPVLKTFANGDLTFDALLELMEKEGEIIKKMAKTNELDSWGVPRRLRLQGGGESSLNAASGWGSPPASNSAGNWGGNSSGQTNNGTNNTQQWNNTQRPPTSQTDMNSNKGNGNQLPPTSGASQSWQTSPPNMPNAQNNNGAPQSNGTNNTANGNNGVSNPSNPNANSNGVSTAIGNNGNPNNTSAKIEQLNSMREALFSQDGWGGQHVNQDTNWDVPGSPEPGAKVEPAAAGAQPAWKPNVNNGAFLGTDLWEANLRNGGQPPPQPATKTPWGHTPTTNIGGTWGEDDDAADSANVWTGAPPPQQWPAGPPQHSQQWAVPKKDDWNAWGEPHRSSDPRLDPHRTPDPRQQPSDPRHDLRGGISGRLNGDMWNQHHQHPGGPNKMMPSGGVNQWGAQGPKETIKSSGWEEPSPPAARRAGTGFDDGTSLWAQRGMGGMSRGAPQGAPPPQRIAPAPTKPDAVWGVHSQRNGSWEDSHGAAAWGERDVSGWPDVTGPALWPVPKPKPSGPAAAWPDDIGEWGGPKPPQSGALGKQLPKEMVWNSKQFRYLVEMGYKKEEAEAALRSRDMNTEEALEMLTASRGDGWRRDEHFHHGPFQPQPTVPVSPAVVQKLLNQPPPPSVQHHPSYNPNSGTGSSGQPSTAQLRMLVQQIQMAVSAGYLNHQILNQPLAPQTLVLLNQLLQQIKVLQQFVQQHTLAISKANSSLALQYSMQITKAKQQIAGLQNQITTQQALYMKQQAGGSDLFKQSHDPLSHLQNNFSDMSITKDTQSAYGASGNQQSRLNQWKLPSLDKDGEGTDFSRAPGTAKSATSPQLNQIGLQQDTTWGVGRGGEGWGDGGADVADGKDAWPSHPVHPPVYDLVPEFEPGKPWKGNQMKNVEDDPAMTPGSVVRSPLSLTAIKDSDMLGGKTSPPGGERSLSSSTWSYAPPATSAGGLKPADAWGAKPRPAPPGLNKWPQHHVNSRAVPSWQASTWLLLKNLTAQIDGSTLKTLCVQHGPLQNFHLYLNQGLALARYSTREEAAKAQMALNNCVLSNTTIFAESPAESEVQMILQHLGSGGGGAWRGGGAKVRSDGWGGGFPGLWPEQHEQRATPSSLNSFLPPDLLGGESI from the exons ATGCAATCTgtgaaaataagtataatattag TTTGTATTATACGAGATGAGCCTTGCATGAATAAGACGCAACTACTAAACGAAAAGTCTATTAACAAAATGATATGCAAAACAAAAACCCGAATGATTACTTATAACGACAAGTCTGTAGAAACCAACCATGACAATAAAGTATTGGAAGTTGGTATTGAAACATCAACTAAGCCAGTATTGAAGACATTCGCTAATGGCGATTTAACTTTCGACGCTTTGTTGGAATTAATGGAGAAGGAAGGggagattattaaaaaaatggccAAGACTAATGAATTAGATTCTTGGGGTGTACCACGAAGACTTCGGCTGCAAGGTGGAGGAGAAAGTTCCCTCAATGCTGCTAGTGGGTGGGGCAGTCCACCTGCATCTAATAGTG cTGGAAATTGGGGCGGTAATTCCAGTGGTCAAACCAACAACGGAACCAACAATACTCAGCAATGGAATAACACTCAACGACCACCCACTTCTCAGACTGACA TGAACAGTAATAAAGGAAATGGCAATCAATTGCCACCAACTAGTGGAGCATCACAAAGTTGGCAGACATCACCACCAAATATGCCAAATgcacaaaataataatggtgCACCCCAAAGTAACG gcACAAATAATACTGCTAATGGTAATAATGGAGTTAGCAACCCCTCTAATCCTAATGCGAATTCCAATGGGGTGTCAACGGCTATAGGAAATAATGGCAACCCAAATAATACTTCAGCTAAAATAGAGCAGTTAAACTCTATGAGAGAGGCTTTATTCAGTCAAGATGGCTGGGGAGGT caaCATGTTAACCAAGATACTAATTGGGATGTACCTGGATCTCCTGAACCAGGAGCAAAGGTAGAGCCAGCTGCTGCTGGAGCCCAGCCAGCTTGGAAACCCAATGTAAACAATGGTGCTTTCCTTGGAACTGACCTCTGGGAAGCAAATTTGAGAAATGGTGGCCAGCCTCCACCTCAGCCTGCAACAAAGACTCCATGGGGTCATACTCCTACAACGAACATAGGTGGTACTTGGGGCGAAGATGATGATGCCGCTGATTCTGCGAACGTTTGGACTGGTGCACCACCTCCGCAACAATGGCCCGCGGGTCCTCCACAACATTCCCAGCAGTGGGCAGTACCAAAGAAGGATGATTGGAATGCTTGGGGAGAACCTCACAGGTCTTCCGATCCGAGACTTGACCCACATCGCACTCCTGATCCTCGACAGCAACCCTCCGATCCACGTCACGATCTTCGCGGTGGAATATCCGGTCGATTAAATGGAGACATGTGGAATCAGCACCATCAACACCCCGGTGGCCCCAATAAAATGATGCCGTCCGGTGGCGTTAATCAATGGGGAGCACAG GGTCCCAAAGAGACGATTAAATCGTCAGGATGGGAGGAGCCTTCTCCGCCGGCAGCACGACGCGCAGGTACCGGGTTCGATGATGGAACGTCTCTATGGGCACAGCGTGGTATGGGCGGAATGAGTCGCGGCGCACCGCAGGGGGCACCACCACCGCAGCGTATTGCGCCTGCCCCCACCAAGCCTGATGCCGTGTGGGGCGTGCATTCGCAGCGTAACGGCTCGTGGGAGGATTCGCATGGGGCCGCAGCCTGGGGTGAGCGTGATGTGTCCGGATGGCCAGATGTCACCGGACCTGCACTCTGGCCGGTACCGAAACCGAAGCCATCCGGTCCGGCCGCCGCCTGGCCCGATGATATCGGCGAGTGGGGCGGTCCCAAACCACCCCAAAGTGGCGCTCTCGGAAAGCAGCTGCCTAAAGAGATGGTCTGGAACAGCAAGCAGTTTAG ataTCTCGTGGAGATGGGGTACAAAAAGGAAGAAGCAGAAGCGGCTTTACGTAGTCGTGATATGAACACCGAGGAGGCTCTAGAGATGCTGACTGCCTCGCGAGGTGACGGATGGCGGCGTGACGAGCACTTCCATCATGGACCCTTCCAGCCCCAACCTACGGTGCCAGTGTCACCTGCTGTCGTGCAAAAACTGCTTAACCAACCCCCACCACCATCTGTACAGCATCATCCTTCTTACAACCCCAACAG TGGAACTGGCAGTAGTGGACAACCTAGTACAGCCCAGCTGCGTATGTTGGTACAGCAAATTCAAATGGCTGTTTCAGCAGGATATTTGAACCATCAGATCTTAAATCAGCCACTTGCACCACAAACGCTTGTGCTGCTCAACCAGCTATTGCAACAA ATTAAAGTGCTTCAGCAATTCGTACAACAACACACCCTTGCTATATCAAAGGCGAATTCATCCCTCGCATTGCAGTATTCGATGCAGATTACAAAGGCTAAGCAACAAATTGCAGGCCTGCag AACCAGATAACGACACAGCAAGCTCTCTATATGAAACAGCAAGCCGGAGGTTCCGACTTGTTCAAACAGAGCCATGACCCCCTGTCTCATTTGCAGAACAACTTTAGTGACATGAGTATCACAAAGGACACTCAATCT gcaTATGGTGCAAGTGGCAACCAGCAATCTCGCCTGAATCAATGGAAGTTGCCATCACTGGATAAAGATGGCGAAGGTACCGACTTTAGCCGTGCTCCCGGAACAGCCAAATCAGCCACCAGCCCACAGCTTAACCAGATTGGGTTACAGCAGGATAC CACGTGGGGCGTGGGGCGCGGCGGCGAGGGCTGGGGCGACGGCGGCGCCGACGTGGCGGACGGCAAGGACGCGTGGCCCTCGCACCCCGTGCACCCGCCCGTGTACGACCTGGTGCCCGAGTTCGAGCCCGGCAAGCCGTGGAAG GGTAATCAAATGAAGAACGTCGAAGACGATCCCGCTATGACGCCGGGATCTGTCGTTCGTTCACCTCTTTCGCTCACTGCTATAAAAGACAGCGATATGCTCGGAGGGAAGACTTCGCCTCCTGGAGGCGAACGGTCCCTCTCCTCTTCGACTTGGAGTTACGCTCCACCGGCGACCAGTGCCGGGGGCTTGAAGCCCGCAGATGCTTGGGGAGCGAAACCTCGCCCTGCGCCTCCTGGCCTAAACAAATGGCCCCAGCATCACGTCAACTCGCGCGCTGTGCCGTCGTGGCAAGCGTCTACCTGGCTCCTATTGAAGAACCTCACTGCACAG ATCGATGGATCGACTCTGAAGACGCTCTGCGTGCAGCACGGGCCCCTGCAGAACTTCCACCTCTACCTCAACCAGGGACTGGCCCTCGCGCGCTACTCCACTAGGGAGGAGGCCGCTAAG GCTCAGATGGCTCTGAACAACTGCGTGTTAAGCAACACAACGATCTTCGCGGAGTCGCCGGCAGAGTCCGAGGTGCAGATGATCCTGCAGCACCTGGGCTCGGGCGGCGGTGGCGCCTGGCGCGGTGGTGGCGCGAAGGTACGTAGc GACGGCTGGGGCGGCGGCTTCCCCGGGCTGTGGCCGGAGCAGCACGAGCAGCGCGCCACGCCGTCGTCGCTGAATTCGTTCCTGCCGCCGGACCTACTCGGCGGGGAGTCTATCTAA
- the LOC126770754 gene encoding protein Gawky isoform X2 — protein sequence MSNVSVILCVPHLIKDNCYSNIDTVTEPMQCNYSTSMLVVYTNKFGAYKRVEEKDESQQIRIKMVDNNIYNVEFVDSIQQNQMIGDTPNYCIPLKINAITVQGISYSDPYFSSFNLNYKMALGAPEYMNKSDYAFKSSVCIIRDEPCMNKTQLLNEKSINKMICKTKTRMITYNDKSVETNHDNKVLEVGIETSTKPVLKTFANGDLTFDALLELMEKEGEIIKKMAKTNELDSWGVPRRLRLQGGGESSLNAASGWGSPPASNSAGNWGGNSSGQTNNGTNNTQQWNNTQRPPTSQTDMNSNKGNGNQLPPTSGASQSWQTSPPNMPNAQNNNGAPQSNGTNNTANGNNGVSNPSNPNANSNGVSTAIGNNGNPNNTSAKIEQLNSMREALFSQDGWGGQHVNQDTNWDVPGSPEPGAKVEPAAAGAQPAWKPNVNNGAFLGTDLWEANLRNGGQPPPQPATKTPWGHTPTTNIGGTWGEDDDAADSANVWTGAPPPQQWPAGPPQHSQQWAVPKKDDWNAWGEPHRSSDPRLDPHRTPDPRQQPSDPRHDLRGGISGRLNGDMWNQHHQHPGGPNKMMPSGGVNQWGAQGPKETIKSSGWEEPSPPAARRAGTGFDDGTSLWAQRGMGGMSRGAPQGAPPPQRIAPAPTKPDAVWGVHSQRNGSWEDSHGAAAWGERDVSGWPDVTGPALWPVPKPKPSGPAAAWPDDIGEWGGPKPPQSGALGKQLPKEMVWNSKQFRYLVEMGYKKEEAEAALRSRDMNTEEALEMLTASRGDGWRRDEHFHHGPFQPQPTVPVSPAVVQKLLNQPPPPSVQHHPSYNPNSGTGSSGQPSTAQLRMLVQQIQMAVSAGYLNHQILNQPLAPQTLVLLNQLLQQIKVLQQFVQQHTLAISKANSSLALQYSMQITKAKQQIAGLQNQITTQQALYMKQQAGGSDLFKQSHDPLSHLQNNFSDMSITKDTQSAYGASGNQQSRLNQWKLPSLDKDGEGTDFSRAPGTAKSATSPQLNQIGLQQDTTWGVGRGGEGWGDGGADVADGKDAWPSHPVHPPVYDLVPEFEPGKPWKGNQMKNVEDDPAMTPGSVVRSPLSLTAIKDSDMLGGKTSPPGGERSLSSSTWSYAPPATSAGGLKPADAWGAKPRPAPPGLNKWPQHHVNSRAVPSWQASTWLLLKNLTAQIDGSTLKTLCVQHGPLQNFHLYLNQGLALARYSTREEAAKAQMALNNCVLSNTTIFAESPAESEVQMILQHLGSGGGGAWRGGGAKDGWGGGFPGLWPEQHEQRATPSSLNSFLPPDLLGGESI from the exons ATGTCTAATGTTTCTGTAATATTATGTGTTCCACATTTAATTAAGGATAATTGTTACTCCAATATTGATACTGTTACCGAACCAATGCAATGTAATTATTCCACCTCAATGTTGGTGGTGTACACAAATAAATTTGGTGCTTATAAGCGAGTCGAAGAGAAGGATGAAAGTCAgcaaattagaataaaaatggtagataataatatttataatgtagagTTTGTTGATAGTATCCAACAAAACCAAATGATTGGCGATACGCCTAACTACTGCATTCCTTTAAAGATTAACGCCATAACAGTCCAGGGTATCTCATACAGTGACCCGTATTTCAGTAGCTTTAACTTAAACTATAAGATGGCGTTGGGAGCGCCAGAGTATATGAACAAGTCTGATTACGCTTTTAAATCCTCAGTTTGTATTATACGAGATGAGCCTTGCATGAATAAGACGCAACTACTAAACGAAAAGTCTATTAACAAAATGATATGCAAAACAAAAACCCGAATGATTACTTATAACGACAAGTCTGTAGAAACCAACCATGACAATAAAGTATTGGAAGTTGGTATTGAAACATCAACTAAGCCAGTATTGAAGACATTCGCTAATGGCGATTTAACTTTCGACGCTTTGTTGGAATTAATGGAGAAGGAAGGggagattattaaaaaaatggccAAGACTAATGAATTAGATTCTTGGGGTGTACCACGAAGACTTCGGCTGCAAGGTGGAGGAGAAAGTTCCCTCAATGCTGCTAGTGGGTGGGGCAGTCCACCTGCATCTAATAGTG cTGGAAATTGGGGCGGTAATTCCAGTGGTCAAACCAACAACGGAACCAACAATACTCAGCAATGGAATAACACTCAACGACCACCCACTTCTCAGACTGACA TGAACAGTAATAAAGGAAATGGCAATCAATTGCCACCAACTAGTGGAGCATCACAAAGTTGGCAGACATCACCACCAAATATGCCAAATgcacaaaataataatggtgCACCCCAAAGTAACG gcACAAATAATACTGCTAATGGTAATAATGGAGTTAGCAACCCCTCTAATCCTAATGCGAATTCCAATGGGGTGTCAACGGCTATAGGAAATAATGGCAACCCAAATAATACTTCAGCTAAAATAGAGCAGTTAAACTCTATGAGAGAGGCTTTATTCAGTCAAGATGGCTGGGGAGGT caaCATGTTAACCAAGATACTAATTGGGATGTACCTGGATCTCCTGAACCAGGAGCAAAGGTAGAGCCAGCTGCTGCTGGAGCCCAGCCAGCTTGGAAACCCAATGTAAACAATGGTGCTTTCCTTGGAACTGACCTCTGGGAAGCAAATTTGAGAAATGGTGGCCAGCCTCCACCTCAGCCTGCAACAAAGACTCCATGGGGTCATACTCCTACAACGAACATAGGTGGTACTTGGGGCGAAGATGATGATGCCGCTGATTCTGCGAACGTTTGGACTGGTGCACCACCTCCGCAACAATGGCCCGCGGGTCCTCCACAACATTCCCAGCAGTGGGCAGTACCAAAGAAGGATGATTGGAATGCTTGGGGAGAACCTCACAGGTCTTCCGATCCGAGACTTGACCCACATCGCACTCCTGATCCTCGACAGCAACCCTCCGATCCACGTCACGATCTTCGCGGTGGAATATCCGGTCGATTAAATGGAGACATGTGGAATCAGCACCATCAACACCCCGGTGGCCCCAATAAAATGATGCCGTCCGGTGGCGTTAATCAATGGGGAGCACAG GGTCCCAAAGAGACGATTAAATCGTCAGGATGGGAGGAGCCTTCTCCGCCGGCAGCACGACGCGCAGGTACCGGGTTCGATGATGGAACGTCTCTATGGGCACAGCGTGGTATGGGCGGAATGAGTCGCGGCGCACCGCAGGGGGCACCACCACCGCAGCGTATTGCGCCTGCCCCCACCAAGCCTGATGCCGTGTGGGGCGTGCATTCGCAGCGTAACGGCTCGTGGGAGGATTCGCATGGGGCCGCAGCCTGGGGTGAGCGTGATGTGTCCGGATGGCCAGATGTCACCGGACCTGCACTCTGGCCGGTACCGAAACCGAAGCCATCCGGTCCGGCCGCCGCCTGGCCCGATGATATCGGCGAGTGGGGCGGTCCCAAACCACCCCAAAGTGGCGCTCTCGGAAAGCAGCTGCCTAAAGAGATGGTCTGGAACAGCAAGCAGTTTAG ataTCTCGTGGAGATGGGGTACAAAAAGGAAGAAGCAGAAGCGGCTTTACGTAGTCGTGATATGAACACCGAGGAGGCTCTAGAGATGCTGACTGCCTCGCGAGGTGACGGATGGCGGCGTGACGAGCACTTCCATCATGGACCCTTCCAGCCCCAACCTACGGTGCCAGTGTCACCTGCTGTCGTGCAAAAACTGCTTAACCAACCCCCACCACCATCTGTACAGCATCATCCTTCTTACAACCCCAACAG TGGAACTGGCAGTAGTGGACAACCTAGTACAGCCCAGCTGCGTATGTTGGTACAGCAAATTCAAATGGCTGTTTCAGCAGGATATTTGAACCATCAGATCTTAAATCAGCCACTTGCACCACAAACGCTTGTGCTGCTCAACCAGCTATTGCAACAA ATTAAAGTGCTTCAGCAATTCGTACAACAACACACCCTTGCTATATCAAAGGCGAATTCATCCCTCGCATTGCAGTATTCGATGCAGATTACAAAGGCTAAGCAACAAATTGCAGGCCTGCag AACCAGATAACGACACAGCAAGCTCTCTATATGAAACAGCAAGCCGGAGGTTCCGACTTGTTCAAACAGAGCCATGACCCCCTGTCTCATTTGCAGAACAACTTTAGTGACATGAGTATCACAAAGGACACTCAATCT gcaTATGGTGCAAGTGGCAACCAGCAATCTCGCCTGAATCAATGGAAGTTGCCATCACTGGATAAAGATGGCGAAGGTACCGACTTTAGCCGTGCTCCCGGAACAGCCAAATCAGCCACCAGCCCACAGCTTAACCAGATTGGGTTACAGCAGGATAC CACGTGGGGCGTGGGGCGCGGCGGCGAGGGCTGGGGCGACGGCGGCGCCGACGTGGCGGACGGCAAGGACGCGTGGCCCTCGCACCCCGTGCACCCGCCCGTGTACGACCTGGTGCCCGAGTTCGAGCCCGGCAAGCCGTGGAAG GGTAATCAAATGAAGAACGTCGAAGACGATCCCGCTATGACGCCGGGATCTGTCGTTCGTTCACCTCTTTCGCTCACTGCTATAAAAGACAGCGATATGCTCGGAGGGAAGACTTCGCCTCCTGGAGGCGAACGGTCCCTCTCCTCTTCGACTTGGAGTTACGCTCCACCGGCGACCAGTGCCGGGGGCTTGAAGCCCGCAGATGCTTGGGGAGCGAAACCTCGCCCTGCGCCTCCTGGCCTAAACAAATGGCCCCAGCATCACGTCAACTCGCGCGCTGTGCCGTCGTGGCAAGCGTCTACCTGGCTCCTATTGAAGAACCTCACTGCACAG ATCGATGGATCGACTCTGAAGACGCTCTGCGTGCAGCACGGGCCCCTGCAGAACTTCCACCTCTACCTCAACCAGGGACTGGCCCTCGCGCGCTACTCCACTAGGGAGGAGGCCGCTAAG GCTCAGATGGCTCTGAACAACTGCGTGTTAAGCAACACAACGATCTTCGCGGAGTCGCCGGCAGAGTCCGAGGTGCAGATGATCCTGCAGCACCTGGGCTCGGGCGGCGGTGGCGCCTGGCGCGGTGGTGGCGCGAAG GACGGCTGGGGCGGCGGCTTCCCCGGGCTGTGGCCGGAGCAGCACGAGCAGCGCGCCACGCCGTCGTCGCTGAATTCGTTCCTGCCGCCGGACCTACTCGGCGGGGAGTCTATCTAA